In the genome of Helicovermis profundi, the window AGAGAAAGGTATGAAGATACTCTTGATGGAAAATTACCTCAAAAGAAAATTACTAAAGAAGCGGCTCATGGATTTAGTTCATATGGAAATCAAATTGGTATGGCAACAGGTGAGGTTAGAGAATATTATGATGATGGTTTTAAAGCAAAACGAATGGAAGTAGGTGCTGTAATAGCAGCGGCTCCTAAGAAAAATGTTGTGAGAGAAGAACCAAGAAATGGAGATAAAATTCTATTAATTGGCGGTAGAACAGGAAGAGATGGTATTGGCGGGGCAACTGGTTCTTCTAAAAGTCATAGTGAAGATAGTATTAAAACTTCAGGTGCAGAAGTTCAAAAAGGGAATCCACCTGAAGAGAGAAAAATTCAGCGTTTATTTAGAAACTTTGAAGCTACGAAATTAATAAAAAGATGTAATGATTTTGGAGCTGGTGGTGTCTCTGTTGCGGTTGGCGAACTGGCAGACAGTATTGATATCTATTTAGAGAGAGTTCCTAAAAAATATGATGGTCTAACAGGAATGGAAATTGCAATTTCAGAATCTCAAGAGAGAATGGCAGTAGTTGTGGCAAGTGAAAATGTTGATGAATTTATGAAACTTCTAGAAAATGAAAATATAGAAGGTACTGTGATTGCGGAAGTTACTAATTCAAAGAGACTAAGAATGTTTTATAATGACCAAAAGATTCTTGACATTTCTAGAGATTTTTTAGAAACAAATGGTGCAAGCAGTGAAACGGATGCAATTATTGAAAAAATAAATTATAGGCAAAATCCACTTATATTTTCGAACTTAAATAAAGACAAAAGCAAGAAAAAAATAAATGAATTAAGTAAAGCTGAAAACGATGAAAGTATACTCGCTTTTGAAATTAAAAAAAGATTATCAGATATAAATATTGCATCTCAAAAAGGTTTAATGGATATCTTTGATAGCACAATTGGTGCAGGTACAGTTCTAATGCCATACGGCGGTAAAACATATAATACGAAAACGCAAGGTATGGTTGCTAAAATTCCATTATTAAAAGGAAATACTTCTACTGTTACAATAATGACTCATGGATATAATCCTAAAATTGGAAAGTGGAGTACTTATCACGGGGGCTATTATAGTGTTGTTGAGTCGATTGCAAAAATAGTTGCAATGGGTGGAAAAATTACCGATACAACTATATCTCTTCAAGAATATTTTAGAAAACTTGGAAAAGACAAAAAAAATTGGGGTCTACCTCTTTCAGGACTTCTTGGCACTATTGAAGCTCAGATAGGACTTGGTATTTCTGCTATTGGCGGAAAAGATTCCATGAGTGGAACTTTTAAAGATATTAATGTTCCTTCAACAATTATTTCATTTGCCGTTGCAACATCTGATGTTAGTAAGATTATTAGTCCAGAATTAAAATCAAAAGAAAGCGTGATATATAAGTTTAATGTAAATAGTAATGAAAAAGGTTTAAAAGATATTACTAAATTAAAATCTATGTATCAAACTATAGAAAAATTAAGTGAAAAAAGATTAGTTAAATCTGCATACTCAGTTTCTATGGGTGGTACGATTGTTTCACTAATGATGATGTCACTGGGCAATAAAATTGGATTTGAAATCAATAAGAATATTTCTTTAGATGAACTACTCAATGAAGATATTGGTTCAATTCTTGTTGAAGTTAATAAAGATATTAATATATTTGATGAAATTAATAAAGAAGAATATAGAGAAATTGATGAAGTAAATAATTTCGAAGTTTTAGAAATTGCTAAAACAAATGAATATGAAAGTTTAACATATAAAAACATGAAGATTAGTATAGATGAAGCTACAAAAATATGGGAGAAACCTTTAGAAGAAATTTTTCCAACTAAATACGAATTATCAAAAGGTGAAGAAGAAAATGAAAAGTTAGTTGATATAAAAAGTAATTTTTCAAAAAATAGAAAATATAAATCTAAAATAAAGATAGATAAACCAAGAGTTGTAATTCCAATTTTTCCTGGGACAAATTGTGAATGGGATACCATGCGAGCTTTTGAAAAAGCGGGAGCTAGTGTAAAACTTGTAAATATAAAGAATCTTAATTCTGAGTTATTTAAAGAGTCTATTATTGAGTTTGAAAAGGAAATAAAAAATGCAAATATAATAGCATTAGCTGGTGGATTTAGCGCTGGAGATGAACCTGACGGTTCAGGTAAATTTATAGCTTCACTTCTTAGAAATCCAATTATAGAAAAAGCAATAATGAAGCATATAAAAGAAGATGATGGTTTAATTATTGGTATATGTAATGGTTTTCAGGCTCTTATCAAAACTGGACTTCTTCCTTACGGTGAAATAAGAGAACTTGGTACTACTACACCAACTCTTACATTTAATAGAATAGGTAGACATATATCAGAGGTATTAAATACTAAAATCGTAAGTAATGCGTCTCCGTGGCTTATGAATGATAGTGAAGAAGATATCTTTACAACTCCTGTTTCACATGGTGAAGGTAGATTTTATGCAAAGGGCCAAGCACTAAAAGAGTTGATTGATAATTCTCAAATTGCTACTGTCTATTCTGATTCAAAAGGTAAAATTATTAATTCGCAGAATGTAAATCCCAATGGATCCGTTTTAAATGTAGAAGGTCTTATAAGCAAAGACGGAAGAATCTTTGGAAAAATGGGGCATATGGAAAGAGTGGACAATGGTCTTTATAAAAACATCACAAACATTAGAGCAATGCGAATTTTTGAAAGTGGTGTTAAATACTTTACTCATAAGTAATTTAAGCAGTTTAGAGATAAGTATATAATTGAAAAATCAATAACACGCACAAAAACTAACAAAAGTCATAAAACGTTCGACTTTTTATTGACTAAGGAAGAAGGCTAATTTATTATTAAGGTAGGATATAAATGATAGATTGTTTTAAAGGTATATTTAAAAACTATATTAATATCTATGGAGGTTATTTTGAAAATAGCAATTGTAATGGGTAGTATTTCTGATCTTGAAGTAGTTAAAAAAGGAATTAATATTTTAAAAGAGTTTGATGTTGATTTTGAAGTAAGAATATTATCAGCTCATAGAACACCTATTGAAGCTCTAAATTTTTCTAAAAATGCAGAAAATGAATTTGATGTTATTATTGGTGCTGCTGGTAAAGCGGCACACTTACCGGGAGTAATTGCAAGCCATACTATTTTACCTGTAATTGGACTTCCTATTAAATCATCAACTTTAGATGGATTAGATTCATTATTATCAATTGTTCAGATGCCAAAAGGAATACCAGTTGCAACAGTTGCACTAAACGGATCTGAAAATGCTGCTCTTTTAGCAATTCAGATTATGTCACTTAAATATGAAGTTTTAAAAGATAAATTGAAAATATATAGAGAAAAAATGAGAGAAGATGTATTAAAGCAAGATAAAGAATTAGTGTATAATTTGTAAAATTAAAGTATATATTTTGCATTAATCTAAGAACCTACAATAGGAGGAAAAACATTGAGTAAACTAAATATGTTATATGAGGGAAAGGCAAAAAAAGTATATAAAACAGAAAAAGAAAATGAGTATATTGTTGAATATAAAGATGATGCAACAGCATTAAATGGGCTTAAAAAAGGAACAATAAGTGATAAAGGTATTGTTAATAATAAACTTAGTGCAATTATTTTTAAAATACTTGAAGAAAAAGGAATTGAGACACATTTAATTGAATTATTAAATGATAGAGAAACTTTAGTAAAAGCGGTTGAAATTTTACCTCTTGAAGTTATTGTTAGAAATATTGCAGCGGGTTCAATTAGTAAAAGACTTGGTATCGAAGAGGGAACAGTCTTAAAAAAACCTCTTTTAGAATTATGTTATAAAAATGATGAACTAGGTGATCCTTTTATTAGTGAAGACCATATCGAAATTTTAAATTTAGCAACGCCAAAGGAAGTAGAAATTGTAAAAGAAAATGCTCTAAAAATAAACGAAGTATTAATAGAATTTTTTAAAGGAATCAATTTAAAATTAGTTGATTTCAAAATTGAATTTGGAAGATATGATGGAAGGGTTATCTTAGCAGATGAGATTTCTCCAGATACATGTAGGCTTTGGGATGTAAATACTAATAAAAAAATGGATAAAGATAGATTTAGACGAGATCTTGGAGATGCCGAGAGCACATATCAAGAAGTGTTAAAAAGAGCAAGTAAATAATAAAATCTATGTTTTACTGGAGGAAATAATGTATCATTCAGATGATAAATTAAAGGAAGAATGCGGAGTAGTAGGTATTTATGATCCACAAAAAAACGATAAAATTTCAACATTAACTTATTTTGGACTTATTGCACTTCAGCATAGAGGACAAGAAAGTGCTGGTATAGCGGTTTATGATGAAGGTAATGTTAAATATTATAAAGAAATGGGACTAGTTCAAGAAATATTTAATGCAAAAAATTTAGAATTATTAAAAGGAAATATTTCTATAGGTCATGTTAGATATTCAACTACTGGAGAATCATATGTTACAAATGCACAACCTTTAGTTGTTAGATATAGAGGTGGAAGTATTGCACTAGCGCATAATGGAAACCTTATAAATGCGGGAAAGATTAGAAATGAACTTGAAGACAATGGTTCTATTTTTCAAACTTCAATCGATAGTGAAGTTATTGCAAATTTAATTGCTAGAAATTACAAACGTGGTTTTGAAGAAAGTATTATAAATGCTGTTACAGAAATTGAAGGAGCATTTGCACTTACTATTATTTGTGAAGATAAATTAGTTGGGGTACGTGACCCTTATGGGCTTAGACCTCTTAGTTTAGCTAAACTTGGTGATGGATATGTTTTAGCATCTGAAACATCAGCATTTGATGTTATGGGAGCAAAATATATTAGAGATATTAGAGCGGGTGAAATGGTTATTATAGATGAAGATGGAGTTAAGTCTTATATGTATTCATCAGAGAAAAAACAAGCTCTATGTTGTTTTGAATATGTTTATTTTGCAAGACCAGATTCAGTAATGGATGGAAAAAATGTTTACTCAACAAGGCAAAATGCTGGCAAAATACTAGCAAAAGAGCACCCTGTTGAAGCTGATATGGTAATAGCTGTTCCCGATTCAGGAATTGCAGCTGCTATTGGATATGCAGAGGAATCTGGTATACCTTATGGTGTAGGGCTTATAAAAAATAAATATCTAGGAAGATCATTTATTCAGCCTGATCAAAAATCAAGAGAACTTGCTGTAAAACTTAAGTTAAATGTACTTTCGGATAGTATAAAAGGAAAAAGGCTAGTTTTAATTGATGATTCAATAGTAAGAGGAACTACAAGTGGAAGAATAGTTTCAATGCTAAAAGAAGCTGGTGCTAAAGAAGTTCATGTTAGAGTTAGTTCGCCTCCTGTAAAATTTAGTTGTTACTTTGGAATTGATACTCCGTCAAGAAAACAATTGGTTGGAGCTATAAAAACAATTGATGAAATAAGAGATATGATTGGTGCAGATTCACTTGGATATATATCTATAGATGGCCTAGTTGAGTCTATTGGTAAGAATGCGGATTCTCTTTGCACTGCATGCTTTAAAGGTAATTATCCTATGGAAGTACCAAAACTTGGTAATAAATACGTATTTGAAAAAATATAGGGAAAAGGTCATATACTATTAGTAATTAATAGTGTATGACTTTAATTGTTTAAATTAATTAGACTTAATATAAAATAATTAAACTTAATATAAAATAATTAGGATGGTGTAAAATGAGTGCAAATAGAGATGAATATAAAAAAGCTGGAGTAAATGTTGAAGAGGGATATAAAGCTGTTACCCTTATGAAAGACCATGTTAAAAAAACATTTAATAATAATGTTTTAATGGGTCTTGGTTCTTTTGGTGGAATGTTCGATTTATCTTTTATTCATGAAGAGGGAATAAAAAAACCCGTATTAATTTCTGGAACTGATGGAGTTGGAACAAAATTAAAAGTCGCATTTGAATTAGATAAGCATGATACTGTAGGAATTGATTTAGTAGCAATGTGCGTAAATGATATATTATGTCATGGTGCAAAACCGCTTTTCTTTTTAGATTATATTGCAACTGGAAAGTTAGAAGCTGAAAAAGCTGAAAGTATAGTAAAAGGTGTAACTGACGGTTGTCTTATGTCAGGACTTGCTTTGATAGGTGGTGAAACAGCAGAGATGCCTGGTTTCTACAGTGAAAATGAATATGATTTAGCTGGTTTTACTGTAGGAATAGTTGATAAAGATAAGATTGTAAATGGAGCAAATATTGATGCAGGCGACGTAATTATTGGACTTCCATCAAGCGGAGTTCATTCAAATGGATTTAGTTTAGTAAGAAAAATTTTAAATGACAATAATATTGATTTTAACACAAAATTTAAGAATACTGATAAAACTTTTGGTCAAGTTCTACTTGAACCAACAAGAATTTACTATAAAGAAGTTAAAACTTTGCTAGACAAAGTTAATGTAAAAGGTATGGTTCATATTACTGGTGGTGGATTTTACGAAAATATACCAAGAGTTCTTCCAAAAGGTATGGGAGCCAAAATTGATAAAAATTCATGGAATAAACCTGAGATATTTGATGAACTTAAAAGATTAAATAATATTGATGACAATAATATGTATGCAACTTTTAATATGGGTATTGGATATATGGTGATTGTAAGTAAAGGAGAATCTTTAAAGGCAATTGAAGCTTTAAAAAATGAAAATTTACTTGGATATATAATTGGAGAAGTAGTAAGTGAAGAGGGAGTCTCTTTATGAAAAGAATAGCTGTTTTTATCTCTGGAAGTGGCACTAATCTTCAGCAAATAATTGATAATACAGAAAATAAAAATATTGACGGGAAAATAGTTTTAGTAATTTCAGATAGAAAAAATGCATTTGGACTTGAAAGAGCTGAAAATGCTAATATAGAAACTTTATATATTGGAAAAGCTAAATTTATAGATGTAAATGAAAGAGATAAATTTATAGAAAATAAATTAAAAGAATATGATGTTGATTTACTTGTTCTTGCAGGTTTTTTATCAATACTTCCTAAAACTATAATTAATAATTATGATAAGAAAATAATTAACATCCATCCATCTTTAATACCCAAATATTCAGGAAAAGGGTTTTATGGTGATAAAGTACATAAAGCTGTGCTTGAAAATCACGATAAGCTAACTGGTGTTACAGTCCACTATGTTGATGAAGGAATTGATAGCGGTCAAATAATTGAACAAGTAAAAATAGAAGTAAAAGATGATGATACGCTTGATTCACTTACTCAAAAAGTTCATAAAGTAGAACATAAATTAATAGTTAAAGTTATTAAAGAAATATGTTCGATTTAATGTAAAAGCCTTATTTATGTAACTATTATCTACCATATAAATGAAATTTAATAAAAAAGGAATGGTGAATATTTTGAAAAGAGCATTAATTAGCGTTTCAGACAAAAAAAATGTAGTTAAATTTGCATCTAAATTAATAGAACTTGGATATGAAGTGGTTTCTACAGGCGGAACTGCAAGACTTTTATTTGATAGCGGTGTAAAAGTTACACAGGTTGATGAAATAACTGGTTTTCCCGAATGTTTAGATGGAAGAGTTAAAACTCTTCACCCAAAAGTTCATGGTGGGATTCTTGCAAGACGTGATCTTAAAAGCCATATGGATCAGGTTGATAAACTTGAAATTAAACTCTTTGATATGGTTGTTGTTAATTTATATCCTTTTAAAGAAACATATCTAAATGAAAATGCCACACATGAAGATAAAATTGAGAATATAGATATTGGCGGACCAACTATGATACGTTCAGCTGCTAAAAATTACAATGATGTATTAGTTGTTGTAGATTCAAGTGATTATACTTCAATTCTAGAAGAATTTGAGAAAAATAATACAACTAACGTTAGTGATTTAAGTGAAAAATTTAAAAGAAACTTAGCGCTTAAAGCTTTCGAAATGACAGCTAGTTATGATGCTCTTATTTCAAGATACTTTAGAGAAAGCTTAAACAAAAAAGATGAATTTAATGATAAAATTACTCTTACCTTTGAAAAAGGTGAAGAACTTAGATATGGAGAAAATCCTCATCAATATGGTTGGCTTTATAAAGAAATTTCAAAAAATACTAATACGCTTGCAAATGCAATTCAGTTAAATGGAAAGCAATTGTCCTTTAATAATATTAATGACGCAACGGGAGGAATTAATTTAATAAGAGAATTTAAAGAACCTGCGGTAGTAGCTGTTAAACACACAAATCCGTGTGGAGCTAGCCTTGGTGTTAATATATATGAAGCCTTCGAAAAGGCCTATAAATCTGATCCTAAATCTATTTTTGGTGGTATTGTAGTAGCTAATCGTGAAATTGATAAAGATACAGCAGTGGAGCTAAGTAAGATTTTTCTTGAAATAGTTATTGCTCCGTCATTTGAAGAAAAAGCACTTGAAATACTCAAGTCTAAGAAGAATTTAAGAATACTTAAATTAGATACTTTATATAAAAAAGAGAGTGGATATGATATAAAAAAAGTTGATGGTGGCATACTTATTCAAAATGAAAATGATATTTTGATTAAAGATATGAAAGTTGTGACTGATAGAATCCCAAATAAAACAGAATTAAAGGATTTAGAGTTTGCTATGAAAGTAGTAAAACACACGAAATCTAATGCTATTGTTCTTGCTGGTGAAGGTGCAACTGTTAGTGTTGGTCCAGGTCAAACGAGTAGAGTGTGGGCACTTGAAAATGCAATTAAACAAAGCAATATTTCTACTAAAGGCACAGTATTAGCATCAGATGCATTTTTCCCATTTTCAGATAGTGTAGAGGCTGCAGCTAAAGCTGGAATTACAGCAATTATTCAGCCAGGGGGTTCTATTAAAGATAACGAATCAATTGAAATGGCAAATAAATATGGTATAGCAATGGTCTTTACTGGCATTCGTCATTTTAAGCATTAATATAGGTTAAAATGAGTAAATATAAGTATATTATTTATAGAAGTGGAGGTGCTAAATGAAAGTTTTAGTTATTGGAAGCGGAGGGCGAGAAAGTGCGCTTGTTTGGAAAATAAATCAAAGTAAAAATGTTGAAAAAATTTATATTGCTCCGGGAAATGGTGGAACAAAAGAAATTGGCGAAAACGTTAATATAGATGCTACTGATATAGAGGCTCTTTTAAGTTTTGCTTTAGAAAATAAAATTGATTTAACAGTAGTTGGGCCAGAAGATCCACTTTGTATGGGTATTGTAGATTTATTTAGAATGAATAATTTAAAAATAATAGGTCCAGATAAAAATGGGGCTTTACTTGAAGGTTCAAAGAAATTTTCTAAAGAATTTATGATAAAGTATGGTATTCCAACTGCTAGATTTGTTGAAACAGATAATTATGAAGACGCTCTTAGAAAAATTAATGATTTTAGTATACCTCTTGTGATAAAAGCAGATGGACTTGCAGCAGGTAAAGGTGTAATTATTGCATTAACAAAAGATGAAGCTAAGACTGCTTTAAGAGAAATTTTGCTTGAAAATAAATTTGCAAATGCAGGCAAACTCGTAATAATTGAAGAATTTCTTAGTGGAGTAGAGGCATCAATTATATGCGTATGTGATGGTGAAACTATTTTACCTCTATCATCAGCAAGAGATTACAAAAGAGCTTTAGATAATGATTTAGGCTTAAATACAGGTGGTATGGGTGCTATTTCTCCAAATCCTATTATAAGTGATAGTGTGATAGAAGAAATTGATAGATTAGTGTTAAAACCATTTATTAAAGGCATCAAAAATGAAGGTTTTGACTTTAGAGGAATTTTATTTGTTGGAATTATGATGGATAAAGATATTAATGTCCTTGAATTTAATGTTAGATTTGGTGATCCTGAAACTGAAGTAATCCTTCCAAGACTTAAAAATGATATTGTAGATGTATTTATGGCTATTGAAAATAAAACATTAAAAGATATTAATCTAATGTGGGATGATAAGTCCTCTTGCACTGTGGTGCTTACATCAAAAGGATATCCTTATTTTTATGAAAAGGGTAAAAAGATTACTATTGAAAAAAGTATCGAAGGTTCATTATTATTTCATGCAGGAACCAAAGAAGTTGATGGTGATATAGTAACTAACGGTGGAAGAGTTATTAATGTAGTTTCGCTTGATGAAAATTTAGAAAATGCAATAAAAACGTCTTATAGTAATATTGATAAAATTAATTATGAAGGATTAACATATAGGAAAGATATAGGAAAACTATAGAAAAATTAAAAAAATTTAAAAATGAATATGTTTGTTAAAATAAAACGAATAAAAATTATATTTAACTAAGTTTTGATAAAAATACAAGCACAACCATAAGTTAATGGTTGTGCTTGTATTTTTTTTGCAAAAAAAATACTATTCAATCACAAGCTTGTAACAATTGAATAATATAATTATAGAAGACAAATAATGTTTTACTATGTACAAAAAAAGGGAGTGAAAAGAATGAAAAACAAAATAGTAATAGGAGCTGTAATTACAGCTTTAATAGTAATTGGAAGTTATTATTTTATTAGTAGTGGTAAAGAATCAACTGACGAGTCAGGAAAATCATATACCTTCGCGGACGTTTCAAAGGGAGATATAGTCGTTGATATAATTGCGGATGGTCAAATCGAAATTCCAATTAGAAATTATAATTTTGATTTATCAGGTAAAATAATGAATGTAAATGTGTCTTTAAATCAACGTGTTAAAAAAGGTGAGGAGTTAATATCGATTGATTCTACAGACCTTATAGCATCATTAAATGATGCAAAGCTTAATTTAAACAATGCAATATTAACTAAAGAAAAGAATGAGAATGAGTTTTCAAAGAATACTACAAATTATAAATATCAACTTAATAAATTTATAAATATATATCAGATGAATAAAAAAAATCTTGAAAATATGAAAAATTTATCATCATCTTATTCTCAAAATGAGATAGATATTGCTGAAAATAATTATAATCTTAGTTTAGAAGAATATGAGAACTATAAAATTGTAAATAAACCAATTTCAACTTTAACGAGCGATAATATTGCTATTAATAAAGCTGATAATACTGTAAAAAAATTAGAGAATGATTTAAAAGATAATACGCTTACTGCCCTAAAAAGCGGAAAAGTAATTGAAATAAATAGTGATATTAATGAAAGTGTTAATAATTCAGATGTTGTGATGAAAATTGAAGAAGATGGAAAAACATATGTGACCACTGAAGTACAAGAAATAGACATATCAAGCGTTTCAATTGGCCAAAAAGCATATATTGAAATAGAAGCGCTTTCGGATAAAAAATTTGTAGCAAAAGTAACAGAAATTGATAGAGATCCTATAGTAGACTCTAATGGTATTGTTAATTATAAAGTTACACTTTTACTTGATGAAAACGATGAAAATATTATGGATGGTATGACATCTACAGTTAGTTTTATTTTATTAGAAAAATTAGGAGTTATTAAAATCCCAAATAAAGCAGTTAAAAAAGTTGGTTCAAAACAAGTCGTAATAGTATCTACAGGAGAAGGTACTGGTGAAGAAAGAGTAATTGTAACAGGTCTTACAGATGGTAAATACGTTGAAGTTATAAAAGGTATTGAAGTTGGACAAAAA includes:
- the purC gene encoding phosphoribosylaminoimidazolesuccinocarboxamide synthase codes for the protein MSKLNMLYEGKAKKVYKTEKENEYIVEYKDDATALNGLKKGTISDKGIVNNKLSAIIFKILEEKGIETHLIELLNDRETLVKAVEILPLEVIVRNIAAGSISKRLGIEEGTVLKKPLLELCYKNDELGDPFISEDHIEILNLATPKEVEIVKENALKINEVLIEFFKGINLKLVDFKIEFGRYDGRVILADEISPDTCRLWDVNTNKKMDKDRFRRDLGDAESTYQEVLKRASK
- the purD gene encoding phosphoribosylamine--glycine ligase, which gives rise to MKVLVIGSGGRESALVWKINQSKNVEKIYIAPGNGGTKEIGENVNIDATDIEALLSFALENKIDLTVVGPEDPLCMGIVDLFRMNNLKIIGPDKNGALLEGSKKFSKEFMIKYGIPTARFVETDNYEDALRKINDFSIPLVIKADGLAAGKGVIIALTKDEAKTALREILLENKFANAGKLVIIEEFLSGVEASIICVCDGETILPLSSARDYKRALDNDLGLNTGGMGAISPNPIISDSVIEEIDRLVLKPFIKGIKNEGFDFRGILFVGIMMDKDINVLEFNVRFGDPETEVILPRLKNDIVDVFMAIENKTLKDINLMWDDKSSCTVVLTSKGYPYFYEKGKKITIEKSIEGSLLFHAGTKEVDGDIVTNGGRVINVVSLDENLENAIKTSYSNIDKINYEGLTYRKDIGKL
- a CDS encoding efflux RND transporter periplasmic adaptor subunit, coding for MKNKIVIGAVITALIVIGSYYFISSGKESTDESGKSYTFADVSKGDIVVDIIADGQIEIPIRNYNFDLSGKIMNVNVSLNQRVKKGEELISIDSTDLIASLNDAKLNLNNAILTKEKNENEFSKNTTNYKYQLNKFINIYQMNKKNLENMKNLSSSYSQNEIDIAENNYNLSLEEYENYKIVNKPISTLTSDNIAINKADNTVKKLENDLKDNTLTALKSGKVIEINSDINESVNNSDVVMKIEEDGKTYVTTEVQEIDISSVSIGQKAYIEIEALSDKKFVAKVTEIDRDPIVDSNGIVNYKVTLLLDENDENIMDGMTSTVSFILLEKLGVIKIPNKAVKKVGSKQVVIVSTGEGTGEERVIVTGLTDGKYVEVIKGIEVGQKLIY
- the purM gene encoding phosphoribosylformylglycinamidine cyclo-ligase, with protein sequence MSANRDEYKKAGVNVEEGYKAVTLMKDHVKKTFNNNVLMGLGSFGGMFDLSFIHEEGIKKPVLISGTDGVGTKLKVAFELDKHDTVGIDLVAMCVNDILCHGAKPLFFLDYIATGKLEAEKAESIVKGVTDGCLMSGLALIGGETAEMPGFYSENEYDLAGFTVGIVDKDKIVNGANIDAGDVIIGLPSSGVHSNGFSLVRKILNDNNIDFNTKFKNTDKTFGQVLLEPTRIYYKEVKTLLDKVNVKGMVHITGGGFYENIPRVLPKGMGAKIDKNSWNKPEIFDELKRLNNIDDNNMYATFNMGIGYMVIVSKGESLKAIEALKNENLLGYIIGEVVSEEGVSL
- the purF gene encoding amidophosphoribosyltransferase; this encodes MYHSDDKLKEECGVVGIYDPQKNDKISTLTYFGLIALQHRGQESAGIAVYDEGNVKYYKEMGLVQEIFNAKNLELLKGNISIGHVRYSTTGESYVTNAQPLVVRYRGGSIALAHNGNLINAGKIRNELEDNGSIFQTSIDSEVIANLIARNYKRGFEESIINAVTEIEGAFALTIICEDKLVGVRDPYGLRPLSLAKLGDGYVLASETSAFDVMGAKYIRDIRAGEMVIIDEDGVKSYMYSSEKKQALCCFEYVYFARPDSVMDGKNVYSTRQNAGKILAKEHPVEADMVIAVPDSGIAAAIGYAEESGIPYGVGLIKNKYLGRSFIQPDQKSRELAVKLKLNVLSDSIKGKRLVLIDDSIVRGTTSGRIVSMLKEAGAKEVHVRVSSPPVKFSCYFGIDTPSRKQLVGAIKTIDEIRDMIGADSLGYISIDGLVESIGKNADSLCTACFKGNYPMEVPKLGNKYVFEKI
- the purN gene encoding phosphoribosylglycinamide formyltransferase gives rise to the protein MKRIAVFISGSGTNLQQIIDNTENKNIDGKIVLVISDRKNAFGLERAENANIETLYIGKAKFIDVNERDKFIENKLKEYDVDLLVLAGFLSILPKTIINNYDKKIINIHPSLIPKYSGKGFYGDKVHKAVLENHDKLTGVTVHYVDEGIDSGQIIEQVKIEVKDDDTLDSLTQKVHKVEHKLIVKVIKEICSI
- the purE gene encoding 5-(carboxyamino)imidazole ribonucleotide mutase produces the protein MEVILKIAIVMGSISDLEVVKKGINILKEFDVDFEVRILSAHRTPIEALNFSKNAENEFDVIIGAAGKAAHLPGVIASHTILPVIGLPIKSSTLDGLDSLLSIVQMPKGIPVATVALNGSENAALLAIQIMSLKYEVLKDKLKIYREKMREDVLKQDKELVYNL
- a CDS encoding phosphoribosylformylglycinamidine synthase; the encoded protein is MEELINMIKRVLVEKNSEFNEEHRKLISIISKDLKINTVKELRIINCYDVSGLSDNEMKKAEIYVFSEKNADKIVDSNIIKDYDFAFRIKPLPGQFDQRGDSAKQCINLILVDKEKLEVESSKVILINGDLSNEEILSIKKYLINPVEMVEVSTKLPKSIGIKSENEWFEKYIEKFSSFNKEELMNFKEKYSLAMTINDLIHIKNYFNEEKRNPSLTEIKVLDTYWSDHCRHTTFMTKINNVEFEDLSNENPVLNSFKNYIDLRKKVYLNRDKNICLMDLATISAKYHKLTGELDQLDISEEINACSVNAKVLIDGKEEDYLIMYKNETHNHPTEIEPFGGASTCLGGAIRDPLSGRAYVYQGMRVTGSADPRERYEDTLDGKLPQKKITKEAAHGFSSYGNQIGMATGEVREYYDDGFKAKRMEVGAVIAAAPKKNVVREEPRNGDKILLIGGRTGRDGIGGATGSSKSHSEDSIKTSGAEVQKGNPPEERKIQRLFRNFEATKLIKRCNDFGAGGVSVAVGELADSIDIYLERVPKKYDGLTGMEIAISESQERMAVVVASENVDEFMKLLENENIEGTVIAEVTNSKRLRMFYNDQKILDISRDFLETNGASSETDAIIEKINYRQNPLIFSNLNKDKSKKKINELSKAENDESILAFEIKKRLSDINIASQKGLMDIFDSTIGAGTVLMPYGGKTYNTKTQGMVAKIPLLKGNTSTVTIMTHGYNPKIGKWSTYHGGYYSVVESIAKIVAMGGKITDTTISLQEYFRKLGKDKKNWGLPLSGLLGTIEAQIGLGISAIGGKDSMSGTFKDINVPSTIISFAVATSDVSKIISPELKSKESVIYKFNVNSNEKGLKDITKLKSMYQTIEKLSEKRLVKSAYSVSMGGTIVSLMMMSLGNKIGFEINKNISLDELLNEDIGSILVEVNKDINIFDEINKEEYREIDEVNNFEVLEIAKTNEYESLTYKNMKISIDEATKIWEKPLEEIFPTKYELSKGEEENEKLVDIKSNFSKNRKYKSKIKIDKPRVVIPIFPGTNCEWDTMRAFEKAGASVKLVNIKNLNSELFKESIIEFEKEIKNANIIALAGGFSAGDEPDGSGKFIASLLRNPIIEKAIMKHIKEDDGLIIGICNGFQALIKTGLLPYGEIRELGTTTPTLTFNRIGRHISEVLNTKIVSNASPWLMNDSEEDIFTTPVSHGEGRFYAKGQALKELIDNSQIATVYSDSKGKIINSQNVNPNGSVLNVEGLISKDGRIFGKMGHMERVDNGLYKNITNIRAMRIFESGVKYFTHK